The following are from one region of the Bacteroidota bacterium genome:
- a CDS encoding GxxExxY protein: protein MTENDIAYKVIGAAIEVHKKLGPGLLESAYQECLFYELKELGLNVMKEVPRPIVYKDIKLDHGYRIDLLVENKLVIELKTVEAFTDVHLAQVLTYLKLGEYKLGLLINFNVSKLTEGIKRVIL, encoded by the coding sequence ATGACAGAAAATGATATAGCGTATAAGGTAATTGGGGCTGCAATAGAAGTACATAAGAAATTAGGTCCGGGTTTACTTGAGTCTGCATATCAGGAGTGTTTGTTTTATGAGCTTAAAGAGTTAGGGCTTAATGTAATGAAAGAAGTACCCAGACCAATTGTATATAAAGATATCAAGTTAGATCACGGATATCGTATAGATTTACTTGTTGAAAATAAATTAGTGATTGAGCTAAAAACAGTAGAGGCATTTACCGATGTTCATTTGGCTCAAGTATTGACTTACCTGAAACTTGGAGAATACAAACTTGGTCTATTAATAAATTTCAATGTATCAAAATTAACAGAAGGAATAAAAAGAGTCATTCTATAA